From Rhodanobacteraceae bacterium, the proteins below share one genomic window:
- a CDS encoding Ribosomal-protein-S18p-alanine acetyltransferase, with product MPPTHIDRQVRRATRADIDALLALEEATFDSDLISRAQWRHYIGSASTAVFISGMRGRADAAAVVFYRRNAHAARLYSLAVGAHARGGGLGSVLLAAAEADARARGCTSMRLEVRADNPSAIALYERRGYTRIAHLPAFYEDGADGWRYMKRLTPVTP from the coding sequence ATGCCGCCTACGCACATCGACCGCCAGGTTCGCCGCGCCACCCGCGCCGACATCGACGCGCTGCTCGCGCTGGAAGAAGCGACCTTCGACAGCGACCTCATCAGCCGCGCGCAGTGGCGCCATTACATCGGCAGCGCCAGCACGGCGGTATTCATCAGCGGCATGCGCGGCCGGGCCGATGCCGCGGCCGTGGTGTTCTACCGCCGCAATGCCCATGCGGCGCGCCTGTATTCGCTCGCGGTCGGCGCGCACGCGCGCGGCGGCGGGCTCGGTAGCGTGCTGCTGGCGGCCGCGGAAGCCGACGCCCGCGCGCGCGGCTGCACCTCGATGCGGCTCGAGGTGCGCGCCGACAATCCGTCCGCGATCGCGCTGTACGAGCGACGCGGCTACACGCGCATCGCGCACCTGCCCGCGTTCTACGAGGACGGTGCGGATGGCTGGCGTTACATGAAACGGCTGACACCTGTCACGCCCTGA
- a CDS encoding Diaminopimelate epimerase, translating to MSGFRFTKMHGLGNDFVVLDARTSAPNLGGARIRAMADRHTGVGFDQLLIIEAARDPACVAAYSIHNADGSIAEQCGNGARCIGAWLHRAGAITIGATVKLQSPAGVIGMRLDDASTVAVEMGEPVFEPARIPFDASAIANTYPLDVEGEQVEIAAVSMGNPHAVMEVADVRDPRVDDWGPRITSHRRFPHGVNAGFAKVIDERHVELRVHERGAGWTRACGSGACAAVAALRKRGRVGGDVSVALPGGELRIAWPGPGHALWMTGPAAFVFDGEWLGV from the coding sequence ATGAGCGGTTTTCGCTTCACCAAGATGCACGGGCTCGGCAACGATTTCGTGGTACTGGATGCGCGCACATCGGCGCCGAACCTCGGCGGCGCGCGCATCCGCGCGATGGCCGATCGCCACACCGGCGTCGGTTTCGATCAACTGCTGATCATCGAAGCCGCGCGTGACCCGGCTTGCGTCGCCGCGTACTCGATCCACAACGCGGACGGTTCGATCGCGGAACAGTGCGGCAATGGCGCCCGCTGCATCGGCGCATGGCTGCATCGCGCCGGCGCGATCACGATCGGCGCGACGGTGAAACTGCAGAGTCCCGCGGGCGTGATTGGAATGCGGCTGGACGATGCGTCGACGGTCGCGGTGGAGATGGGCGAGCCGGTATTCGAACCCGCGCGCATTCCCTTCGATGCATCCGCGATCGCAAACACGTATCCGCTGGATGTCGAGGGTGAACAGGTGGAGATCGCCGCGGTCTCGATGGGCAACCCGCATGCGGTGATGGAAGTCGCCGACGTGCGCGATCCGCGCGTGGACGATTGGGGACCGCGCATCACTTCGCATCGGCGATTCCCGCACGGCGTGAATGCAGGGTTCGCCAAGGTCATCGACGAACGCCACGTCGAATTGCGCGTGCACGAGCGCGGCGCCGGCTGGACCCGCGCCTGCGGCAGCGGCGCCTGCGCGGCGGTCGCGGCATTGCGCAAGCGTGGCCGCGTCGGCGGCGACGTGAGCGTGGCATTGCCGGGCGGTGAGCTGCGGATCGCATGGCCGGGCCCGGGCCATGCACTATGGATGACCGGGCCGGCGGCATTCGTCTTCGACGGCGAATGGCTGGGCGTGTAA